One stretch of Pseudomonas azotoformans DNA includes these proteins:
- a CDS encoding class II aldolase/adducin family protein, with product MSLAPVPSPQNVKDQVSAAEWQTRVDLAACYRLVAMHGWDDLIFTHISAKVPGTDDFLINPYGLMFHEITASSLVKVDQAGNKLMDSPYEINPAGYTIHSAIHEVRHDVTCVLHTHTAAGVAVAAQKQGVLPISQQSIFVLSSLAYHAYEGVALNHEEKARLQADLGQNSFLMLHNHGLLTCGSTIADTFLMMFTFQRACDIQVLAQSGGAELIPIGPQILAGAKAMVAAVTKSAQGMGGALAWPALLRKLDGLDPGYKT from the coding sequence GTGAGCCTAGCCCCCGTTCCATCGCCACAGAATGTCAAAGATCAGGTCAGCGCCGCAGAATGGCAGACCCGCGTCGACCTGGCAGCCTGCTATCGCCTGGTGGCGATGCACGGCTGGGATGACCTGATCTTCACCCATATCTCGGCCAAGGTGCCGGGCACCGACGATTTCCTGATCAACCCCTACGGGCTGATGTTCCACGAGATCACCGCATCGAGCCTGGTCAAGGTCGACCAGGCCGGCAACAAGCTGATGGACAGCCCCTACGAGATCAACCCTGCGGGCTACACCATCCACAGCGCCATCCATGAAGTGCGCCACGACGTGACGTGCGTGCTGCACACCCACACTGCCGCCGGTGTCGCGGTGGCGGCACAGAAGCAGGGCGTCTTGCCGATCAGCCAGCAGTCGATCTTTGTCCTGTCGAGCCTGGCTTATCACGCCTACGAAGGGGTGGCGCTGAACCACGAAGAGAAGGCCCGTTTGCAGGCCGATCTTGGTCAAAACAGTTTCCTGATGCTGCACAACCATGGTCTGCTGACCTGCGGCAGCACCATCGCCGACACCTTTCTGATGATGTTTACCTTCCAGCGCGCCTGCGATATCCAGGTGCTGGCGCAAAGCGGCGGGGCTGAATTGATCCCCATCGGGCCGCAGATACTTGCGGGTGCCAAGGCGATGGTGGCAGCTGTCACAAAGAGTGCTCAAGGTATGGGGGGCGCGCTGGCGTGGCCGGCGTTGCTGCGTAAATTGGATGGCCTTGATCCTGGGTATAAAACCTGA